A region of Pseudorasbora parva isolate DD20220531a chromosome 14, ASM2467924v1, whole genome shotgun sequence DNA encodes the following proteins:
- the LOC137040134 gene encoding zinc finger protein 180-like: MSKLETSLSSSLKTRAKQSFTCPECGKSFPCKQRVKLHMRIHTGEKPHTCDQCGKSFRQKSTLNNHIKIHTGEKPHTCDQCGKSFAKVNTLKLHLRSHSGERPYKCDQCGKKFAGAEYLKNHLIVHTDEKPHMCSLCGKSFSRMDGLKQHQKRHSGVKNHFCFDCGNTFFTAYKLKRHQRTHTGEKHLKCSHCDKRFRRSEHLKIHERIHTGEKPYKCSHCDKRFRQSENQKTHERIHTGEEAYTCDQCGKNFTQKRTLDDHMRIHTGEKPYSCDQCGKSFRTAKILEVHLRRHSGETLRSVQQKNLRAEHLRRQAADVHTLQLCLVLT; the protein is encoded by the coding sequence ATGTCAAAACTGGAGACATCTTTGAGTAGCTCACTGAAAACAAGAGCCAAACAATCTTTCACCTGCCctgagtgtggaaagagtttcccTTGCAAACAAAGGGTTAAActtcacatgagaattcacactggagagaagccgcaCACGTGTGATCAGTGCGGGAAGAGTTTCAGACAAAAATCAACCCTTAATAATCACATTAaaatccacactggagagaaaccgcacacatgtgatcagtgtgggaagagttttgCAAAAGTAAACACTCTTAAATTACATCTGCGTTCTCATTCTGGAGAAAGACCGTATAAATGTGATCAGTGCGGTAAAAAGTTTGCTGGGGCAGAATACCTGAAGAACCACCTGATCGTTCATACAGACGAGAAGCCTCACATGTGCTCTCTGTGCGGAAAGAGTTTTTCACGAATGGATGGTTtaaaacaacaccaaaaaagaCACAGCGGTGTGAAGAATCATTTCTGCTTCGATTGTGGAAACACCTTTTTTACAGCTTACAAATTAAAACGGCACCAGAGaactcacactggagaaaaacatttgaagtgttcacactgtgacaagagatTCAGACGGTCCGAACATCTGAAAATACATGAGAGGATCCACACCGGAGAaaaaccttacaagtgttcacactgtgacaagagatTTAGACAATCAGAAAACCAGAAAACACACGAGAGGATCCACACGGGAGAGGAGGCGTAcacatgtgatcagtgtgggaaAAATTTTACTCAAAAAAGAACCCTTGATGATCACATGAGAAtacacactggagagaagccgtactCTTGCGATcaatgtgggaagagtttcagaACGGCGAAAATTCTTGAAGTACATCTGCGTCGTCATTCTGGAGAAACACTGCGATCAGTGCAGCAAAAAAATCTTAGGGCAGAACACCTGAGGCGCCAAGCAGCAGATGTTCATACATTACAACTCTGCCTAGTTTTGACGTAA